ATCTACTCAAGCTCGTGAGAACAAACGTCTGTCGAGCAAAGAACGAGCACCGCGCAAACGTATACGCTCTCCATACGATCCTATACTTATAGCCCTGACCGCGAAACATTTTTTCTACACACGTTATTCAGCGGGTAAACAATGCATTTTGCATACTGTTCACGCCATGCATTACGCAGTCCATTAAAAGCTGAATTAAGTGCGGGATAACTTTACAGGCACGCATTTAAGTTTTAACTTTATATTTGATAGCTTCATGTTCGGAAATTAGCTGTCGACCCAATTTAATATGACATAACATTTAATATGTGTCACTGTTTATGCGTACGACATAAGACTTTTGGCACTACGAAACCGGCTTCTGTGCACACGTTTGATTTTAAATGCAAAGAATTTATAGCTCTGCGGCCGTCTTCATTAAGGGAAGACCCTGGATCCTCTCTTTGTAATGTTTAAAGTAAATATGACCAGCGCCGATACAATGTAAAAATTAAACGGATATATATTTAGTTTGAATCATTGAGTAATACATATTTTTAAAGTTAAATAAAATGCATTATACAAGCACACACATATTTAAAGACACACATTAATCTGAAATAGAAATTAATTCTTAGGTGAGACATGTGATATAACTAAATTCAAATGAAAATAGCATATTTTTATTCTCATATATAGATAGCCAACACAACCGTCAAGTGCTTATTAATATATTTTCCCTAAATGGCAGTGAGCACTGCCTGGCTTAGTTTTACGCCTTTTGCACGCAAAGCTGTCAACCTCTTCTCCATAATCATCGTTGTCATCCTCCTTTGTTTTGAATTTTGAAGAAATGCGGGAGCAACAGTCACCAACGTCTTCCACGTACCATATTTCGTCGAACAAGGTAGACACATATGGATCGGTCTCTCCGTATCCTTCTTCGATCTCGAAACATACATGTtcctaaaataaaaaaaatatcaaAGATTTTGTATAATAGTTAATTACAAAAATAAACCATAAAATAATATAATTTAGTTTACAAAATTTAGAAAAAAATACATGTGCTAGTAGCAGCTTATCTTCCTTCACGACCTGATTAGTTGTTTTTTTAATGTAACAACCCACGGATGCCTGAGTTAGTGAAGGTTTAATTGTTTTTAGATTGATCATAATAAACAAACTTTAAATAGTTTTAACATATTATTTACTGTTTACCTCTCCAGAATAGTTCTCATCAAGTATATCTCCAACCTCCATCACAGCTATGGCTGTTGACATAGGAGGCCTGAGCACTATTCGCTGCATTAGAAAACATAAATTTGAAATACAATATACATAAAAATAGCAACAACTCGTGTGGAACTAGTTCGTGTGGAGTAAAATAGCAACAATTTGAATATGCAATAAAAATATCTTCACTAACCTCCGCATGGATCTGGCCACCAGACCTCAGCCTCTTAGCCATTCTTGAAATTCAAAAATATCTTATGGATATAAAAGCTTTGATGAAGCTGCAGGTCTAACTCACATTTGCAAGTATAGGCTATGTGCCTGGAGAACAGCCGTTGCTTCTATATATAGAACAAAGACGATCGCACGTGCTCGGTCCTGCTGTGgttttttgaaatttgaatccGGCACTGATTGTATTAATTGCAGGCCCTTCGCCCCACTCCTTCAAGTTGGCCTCGGCCCATCAGTTATGTCCATTTCATCCTACATGACAAAAGAATGAACATGTAGGGGCAAACGACCCATTATAACCTttattccttgtttctattttttatGTTGTGCAACATGGCGGCGGTACGTGAAGTTTTTTTaatgtaaaataaataaatatataaataTGTTTCATAGTTGTATATACATAATTAATTGCGGAAATTGAAGACATTTTGCAATATAACATAATTATTACACAAGGTGGATAATAATATCTCCCTAGCGTTGAGGAACTCATTAATAAAATAAGTTACTATTCGATCATATAAATATAAATTTATACTAAAAGCAAGAAATGAATATAAGAAACACGGTGCATCTAAGAACCAGTACAATAAAAGAAACTAATCATTATGCTGTTTTCCATTTTGCACTCAAACAACATGAATTATTCAAAAGAGACTGTTTCATCGCAGATACATGTTGCAAATGCCAATGTACTTTTTTCATTATTCTGGTTCAACACTTCATGATTCATTCCATAACAATCTTGTAGTTGAACACTGCCTTCTTGCCGCAATTTTTCCGTAGATGCCCTGCTACACCACAATTTGTGCAAGTAGATTGTTTTCGCGGTTTAACCGATGCATCACCTCTCATTGGACATGTTGTGCATTTGTGTCCTTCGCCCCTGCAAATCCTGCAGAATCTCGATCTCTTAACATTCTTCTCATAAGGCGCCTTCTCTCTTGCTGTCGTAGGTCTGCCTTTCAACCTCTTTGGAGGTGGTGCGGATAACTCATGGTGACTTCTATCAGGTGAGAATACATCGTTCATTGACTCTGAACTTTCACCTTCGTTAGCATCACCTCCATTCATGCAGGAACTTTCAgaccttgtgcattttgccatatgAATGTGACGGAGTTCTGAAAATTCTTGTGCATCAGCTGGCATGTTCATGCTCATATCTCCCCTGATTTTGCTTGTTGCATTTGACCTAGCAACGCTTGAAGCTTTGTCCAACACACTCATGCCATCTCCCCTATTGCAAATAGGGGCCACATTCAATAATCCTTCCTTTATGTAATTAATAGTGAACTCGTAACTCTTAACATTTGTGTCGCCAAGTCTAACCAGCTCAAGTGTGGCATTGTACAAAGCAGAGTGTCTGTATGTTGGAGATTCAATAGGACCCATGTCTTTCTGGTAATGTTTAAGATGGTCAGGTAGGATGTCACGTGCATCTATTGTCCATCGTTTCATGACATGGTGTGCCGGGATCATTTTAACGTCCAATACCATCATCACCTGACAATACAAAAGAATATCATGTCAATCTACCTTAGCAATCATAGGCCATTATTAGATTTTCAGTATTTCATAGTTTGCACCGAAGATACCTTGATTATGTGGCAACATACCATACCCATGTGGTCGAATAGTCCGCATTGGCATATGTACTTTTCCCCATCATCAGTTATTTCTATTTCAAAATCAGTCTTACAGTACTTGCTTCTTTTCTCTGCATTCACATGAGTTGCTCTGTACAATTTCTTCGGTGTTATCTCCGATACAGTGTATGAGCCAGCTGCATACATATAAGAACAGAACATTTCAAACATTGTCCTCGTGTATATTTTGCTTGCGTGCTTCTCCAGTGGAATGTTTGCCTTCAGTACAACACCTCCCTGTAAAATTTAGATTTATTGTTATTATAAAATAAGCGTTTCTAAGATAAATTTCATTTTCAAAAGCATATTACTACAGAGATGAGTACTGAAACTTTTACCAGTCTAGTACGTTTTTCTTGGAAACCTTCTTCCTGGTCTCTGTCGATTTGAAGCTTGCTATATTGTTTCACAAAAAGATTCATAGGGCAGCCTGGAGGTACGTAGTTCTTGAGCATGTGATTCGCACTTTCGCTACGCTGTGTGCTAGTCATCCTGGCACAAAACTTCCGTGCAAAATAAGGTTTCGCCCACATATGTCGCTTTTCATAAGTCTGTATGAGGAAGTATTCTTCTGCAGTGAATATTTGTCAATCAACTCTTTTTATTGTTTTTCAAACTCTTCTTCAGTCAACATTTCCTGTATTAATTTGTGGAACTCAACCCTGAATTCACTCCGTTTGTTGTACAAAGTCCCGAGCGATTCTTTTGCTTTCTTTAAAACGTGCCACTTACACCAACGATGTGTTGCATCTGGGTAAACTTGCTCGATAGCTAGCTCCATGGCTCTTGCTTGGTCCGTGAATATTACATTAATATTGGTCAATATCAGATCCAACCAGTTTTCTTTACAAAAAAAAATATTACCAAATTGACAACTTACTTACCAGTTAGAATGGTAATTGGTTTCTTCCCtcccatcaacttgacaaactctgAAAAACCCAGTTAAAGCTCTCTACTTTCTCATCACGCATAAGTACACCAGCGTATATAACACTCTGGAAATGGTTGTTAACCCCAACAAATAGTCCGAATGGCATGTTGTATAGATTTGTCCTGTAGGTAGTATCAAATGTAACAACATCACCAAAGTAGTGGTACTGTAATTTGCTCTTCCCAGTTGTCCATATCAATGTTCTAACTGTACTCTCATTGTCTACACGAACTGTATAAGTGAACTCAGGGTCACTCTGCTTCAGCTCAGCAAAATAATCCATTGTCTTCTTAACATCTCCATCTGCTTGGTCTCTGCTTAGTTTCGCGCACAAGGTCCTCATGCATCTTTTGGTGAAAGGAACATTCTCTATGCGACCAAAAAATGTCCCTATTATGCTGTAAACATTGCTGAGGTTGACATTATTCTGACGCAGTTGAGATACCAGCTCTCTTGTGTATTTGTCTATGTGTCGGTGGGAAGGGAAGTGGAGTTTCTTGGCGCATGTGTGTAACATCTCATGGTTGTGAGAGACTTTGTACTCACATATGTACCAGCCATCATCTTCAGTTCTCAGCAATCTAATCATCGTTGGACACTCTGTTCTGGAAGAGGTAGAGTTCACCTTCTTTGGTTTCCCCTAATGAGAAAGTAAACTAAATTGAATAACCATCCAATATTCTGAAAAGGTGTAAATGAACAGGGATTATAGAGTTTGTTTGCTTACCCCGCAGTTGCACAGCAGCTCTTGCATGCTTTTAGCACCTTTGACATTTGTACGACTCTTCCCGTACCTGATTCCGAAACCGCATTCCCATGAATACAAATTGTAGTAGTCGTAGGCCTCTCCTAGCGAATCAAATGTCAACCCCATAGAAGGCACTACGACTTCATCTCATTTCCTCTCAGCGAATCCTCTAAATGCTAATTCCAGTGCACTAATCCTTTCTGCACTAGCGGCTCATTCATCAGGCATTGCGCCGTGTCTGTGACTGTAGTTGAAGAAAAAGACCAGTGTCAATCCCATACAAATACGATTAACGTTACATACAAATTAGGAGAACACATTAAATTTCTATGTTGATGGTATGTCCATAGAATCAACAATTTTTTCCAGAATACGAACCTTCTGTGCGTGTGCATCAAGCTCATAAATCGAGTTCATGAAGGAAATTGTACAGATATAACATACCGTCGAACCCAGCCGCTCTTTTCCCTTTCAACATCAATCACATTTGGAGTCCTTGATTTCGATCCAGGATCTCCGTCTACTACTGTTGAGACGTGCTGCTCTGTGCTGCCATTAGAAGCATCTAGCTCATCTGCTTCAGCTACCGTCGATAGTGCCCGCGCCTCTTTGACGGACATCTGAGCTATCCCCGCGGCGCACTGGTCGGCTCTTTTTTCTTCTGTCGATCTTAAAGGGGAGAGTagcaaaagaaaaataaacacaTACTCATTTAATACAGCAGTTCTGCTTACCAATCTGTTCTAAAACTAAAGAACTTACATGGATTCGATGGCGGTGGGTTCCTGGTCAAGCGGATCTGCCGGACTGCTCATCTTCTCGCACCGAAGAACTCAAGAAAAAGATTACTGCTAAACAGCACACGAACAGAAGCTATACCAAACTGAAATCAACTACTTCTGTGGCGAAATTTTATGACTGGAAATCACCACAAAGAGCCGAGAGGAGAGCTGGTTTTCAGATTTGGCTACAGAGTCCTTGTGAGGAAGCAGAAAACTCCACAGGTAGGCGATGGTTGAGTACATTAATTAGGTAGGGACAACTTTCTGTACGATGGTGGCCAAGACAGGAAACAATAAATGAGCAAGAACAGGTATAGACTGTTCCTTCCTACAACGCGTGCGCCGTATTAACATGCTATAATCATTTAAAGACAAAAGGCACAGATCCCAAGGTTGCATGCGTGCGGCAGCGATTCCGTAGGTGGTCGTCGCCGAGTGCTCCTAATCCACCtccgtcattgttgctacaattgtagATGTCTTTACTTgttatcctaatgcttagtataggatgctagtacttcatctgtggccctacattcttgtccgtctgccatgctatactactgggacgtgatcacttcaggaggtgatcacggatatATACTATATACTACTATACTGCTACATCACTTGTGATACTGTTCgggtgtgggggctgaaaggatgggtggttccacccaggtagtggtgggcctgggttctcgacggcccccgagtgttactttgtggcggagcgacagggcaggttgtgaccacctaggagacaggtgggcctggtcctagTCGGCGTCCGCGAATACttcaaataacatgcttaacgagatctggatatttgatctgagtctagccactggcctatacacactaacaactacgcaggaacagttatgggcacttgacaTCGCGGTATCAGCTGAGGCctcctagacgtcagcgactgagcgaggcgcgccgggttggaccgcgtaacgcaacttcctttgtaatggaggtttataggtctactcaccggccacgtacgcaacgtgcaggtgtgcaacgggtgatgggcccagacccctgcgtgcataggatttagatcggcgtgctaacctctctgttaggcctaggtggggctaagacgtgttgatcttccgagaccgggcatgacctaggaaagtgtgttcggccagagggatcgagcgtgttgggtaatgtggtgcacccctgcagggaagtttatctatttgaatagtcgtgtccctcggtaaaaggacgacccggagttgtattctgaccttatgacaactagaaccggatacttaataaaacacaccctttcaagtgctagACACAACCAGGTGAtcactctctcatagggcgacgatgagaggatcgccgggtaggattatgctatgcgatgctacttgatgctacacttgttactctcttctacatgcttcaagatggaggctcccagaagcgtagtcttcaataggactagctacccccctcttattctggcattctgcagttccgtCCATAGTTACTACCCTTTTCatcgataccaatgcatatgtagtgtagatccttgcttgcgagtactttggataagtactcacagtttctttgctccctctttcctccTTTTCCATTTTTCTCGGATGACacaaccagatgatggagcccaggagccagtggACCCCGAGGATGTTTCTACGTGGAGTtcagcttcgaggagtagttaggaggtcctaggcaggaggccttgcctttccgatcgttgctacttttctgctagccttcttaaggcaaatttgtttaacttatgtctgtactcagatattaatgCTTTCActaactcttgtgtattcgagcttatgtattcgagccctcgaggctcttggcttgtaatataaagcttgtattattttaatgggacatttacatctgtgcccctaactcgaacccactactcaaatttgctcctaattttgaagcatgctcaaatttgcccctccgccgttaagtcactactcagaaatgcccttccgtacagtactgtagcactttccgtccaatactgtagcactttccgtctgcTACAGTACACATGGGCCTCTGACGGTCAATGGActttgactggacggaagggcatttctgagtagtgacttaacggcagaggggcaaatttgagcatgctttgaaattaggggcaaatctgagtaggtggttcgagttaggggcagaaatgcaaatggccctattttaatttgtgtctagacttgtgttgtgatatcttcccgtgagtccttgatcttgatcgtacacatttgcgtgtatgattagtgtatgattgaatcaaggGTGTCacaattttcattggacccgatgcgctaggtattacacctagatcggatatgaactccttcatctagcctaattcatttgctgcttccgaagtagttaTGTACTCCgattcacatgtagatctcgccatgacgctttgcttggaactgcaccaactgacaactccaccattcaatataaatatgtatccggtttgtgacctacagtcatctggatcagtgtcaaagctagcatcaacgtaaccatttacgacgagctctttgtcacctccataaacgagaaacatatccttagtccttttcaggtatttcaggatgaacttgatcgttgtccagtgatccactcctggattactttggtacctccccgctagacttatagcaaggcacacatcaggtctggtacacagcatagcatacatgatagaacctatggctaaggcatatggaatgactttcattttctctctatcatctgcagtggtcgggcactgagtctgactcgacttcacaccttgtaacacatgcaagaaccctttctttgactgatccattttgaacttcttcaaaactttatcaaggtatgtgctttgtgaaagtccaattaagcatcttgatctatctctatagatcttgatgcctaatatataagcagcttcaccgaggtctttcactgaaaactcttattcaagtatccttttatgccatccAAGAAGTCTacgtcatttccaatcaacaatatgtcatccacatataatattagaaatgctacaaagctcccactcactttcttgtaaatacaagcttctccaaaagtctgtataaaccatatgctttgatcacctcatcaaagcgtatattccaactccaagatgcttgcaccagtccataaatgcatggcgggagcttgcacactttgttagcacctttaggatcgagaaaaccttctggttgcatcatatacaactcttctttaagaaatccattaaagaatgcaattttgacatccatttgctagatttcataatcataaaatgcggcagttgctaacatgattcggacagacttaagcatcgctacagttaagaaagtctcatcgtagtcaactccttgaacatgtcgaaaacctttctcgacaagtcgagctttgtatacaAAAACATTACATCAGCgttaatcttcttcttgaagatccatttattctctatggctcgcctatcatcgggcaagtcaaccaaagtccacactttgttctcatacatggatcctgaaggaaatatgccttagacgcaataataaatttgttattttatacttccttatatcatgataaatgtttattattcatgctaaaattgtattaattgaaaacttgatacatgtgtggatacatagacaaaacaccgtttcgctagtaagcctctactagactagctcgttaatcaaagatggtcaagtttcctaaccatagacatgtgttgtcatttgattaacggattacatcattaggagaatgatgcgatggacaacacccatccgttagcttagcatgttgatcgttcagttttattgctatcgctttcttcatgtcatatacatattcctttgactatgagattatgcaactcccggttaccggaggaatatcttgtgtgctatcaaacttcacaacataactgggtgaatataaagatgctctataggtatctccgaaggtgtttgttgggttggcatagatcgagattaggatttgtcactccgagtatcagagaggtatctctgggccgtctcggtaatgcacatcataataagccttgcaagaaatgtgactaatgagttagttgtgggatgatgtattacagaacgagtaaagagacttgccggtaatgagatagaactaggtatgaagataccaacgatcgaatctcgggcaaataacataccgatgacaaagggaataacgtgtgCAATCATTATGGTACAAccagtaaagatcttcgtagaatatgtgggaaccaatatgagcatccatgttccgctgttggttattgatcggagatgtgtctcggtcatctctacatagttctcgaacccgcagggtccgcacgcttagcgttcaatgacgattttgtattatatgagttatgtgatttggtgaccgaatgttgttcggagtcctggatgagatcaaggacatgacgaggattctctaaatggtcgagaggtaaagcttCATATATTGAACAAtgctattcgaacaccggaagtgtttcgggggtaccgggtgcatatcgggtcaccgaaagaGGTTTCGGGCAtcccccccggcaactacatgggccttaatgggccaagatggggacagaccagcccctaaggggctggtgtgcccctcccatatgggctggccaaattggagtagaaaatgggaaggaggaaaggaaaaagggaataggattcccccttccccctcttcccttcctactccgaataggaataggaaaggggggaggctgaattgggaggaccccaagtaggattcctcctacttggggtgcccccttggctgcctctcctcccctccaacctatatatatgaagggggcaccactagaacacacaccaacaattgttagccatgtgcggcgccccctccatagtttacgcctccggtcatatcttcgtagtgcttaggcgaagccctgcgcagatcacttcaccatcaccgtcaccacaccatcgttctgacggaactctccctcgacactttgttggatcaagagttcgagggatgtaatcgagctgaacgtgtgcagaactcggaggtgccgtacgtctggtgcttgatcggtcggaacgagaagaagttcgactacaccaactgcgttgtcaaacacttccgctttcggtctacgagggtacatggacacactctccccctctcgtttctatgcatctcctagatagatcttgcatgagcgtaggattttttgaaattgcatgctacccaacagtggcatccgagcctggtctatgcgtagatgatatgcacgagtagaacacaaagagttgtgggcgataatagtcatactgcttaccaccaacgccttattttgattcggcggtattattggatgaagcggcccggaccaacattacatgaccatgttcatgagatcggttctaccgacgtgctttagcacacaggtggctggcgggtgtctgtttctccaactttatttgaatcgaatttgactatggccggtccttgttgaaggttaaaacagcacacttgacaaaaaatcgctatggttttgatgcgtagttaagaacggttcttgctagaagcccataggagccacgtaaaacttgcaacaacaaagtagaggacgtctaacttgtttttgcagggcatattgtgatgtgatatggtcaagacatgatgagatataaattgttgtatgagatgatcatgttttgtaaaagttatcgacaactggcaggagccttatgattgtcgctttattgtatgaaattcaatcaccatctaattgctttactttatcactaagcggtagcaatagtcgtagaagcaatagttggcaagaagaCAACGATGctaggatggagatcaaggtgtcaaggcggtgacgatggagattatgacggtgctttgaagatggagatcaaaggcacaagatgatgatggccatatcatgtcacatattttgatcgcatgtgatgtttattttttatgaatcttatttttcttagtatggcggtagcattataagatgaccccttactaaaatttcaaggtataagtgttctccctgagtatgcaccgttgcgacagttcgtcgtgctgagacaccatgtgatgatcgggtgtgataagctctacgttcacatacaacgagtgcaagacagttttgcacaagcggaatactcgggttaaacttgacgagcccaacatgtacagacatggcctcggaacattgaagactgaaaggtcgaatgtgaatcatatagtagatatgatcaacatagagatgttcaccattgaaaactactccatctcacgtgatgatcggacattgtttagttgatatggatcacgtgatcatttagatgactcgagggatgtctatctaagtgggagttcttaagtaatatgattaattgaacttaatttatcatgaacttagtcctgatagtatttgcgtatctatgttgtagatcaatagctcgcgatatagctcttttttttgatatgttccttgagaaaagttgaaagatgataatagcaatgatgtggactgggtccgtgatctgaggattatcctcattgctgcacagaagaattatgtccttgatgcaccgctaggtgatagacctactgcaggagcagatgcagacgttatgaatgtttgacaaagcttggtatgatgactacttgatagtttagtgcaccatgctttacggcttagaaccgggacttaaaaaaaattgaacgccacggagcatatgagatgttccaagagttgaaattggtatttcagactcattcccatgtcgagaggtatgagatctgacaagtactttgcctacaagatggaggagaatagctcagccagtgagcatgtgctcagaatgtctgggtactacaatcgcttgaatcaagtgggagttaatcttccagataaaatagtgattgacagagttctctactcactatcaccaagctactaaaactttgtgatgaactataatatgcaagggataacaaaaacaattcccgagctcttcgcgatgctgaaatcggcgaaggtagaaagcaagaaagagcatcaagtgttgatggttaacaagaccactagtttcaggaaaaAGTGCAAATggaaagaaagagaacttcaagaagaatggcaagcaagttgccactcccatgaagaagcccaaagctagacccaagcctgaaactgagtgcttctactgcaaaggaaatggtcactcgaagtgaaacttccctagatacttggcggataagaaggatggcaaagtgaacaaaggtatatttgatatacatatattgatgtgtaatttacttGTGTTTATAGCAAccactcagtatttgatactggttcagttgttaagagtagtaactcgaaacaggagttgcaaaataaacagagactgttaaggacaaggtgacgatgtgtgttggaagtaattccaaggttgatacgatcaccatcgcacactccatctacattcgggattagaattgaacctaaataaatggcatttggtgtttgtgttgagcatgaatatgattggatcattgatgacccacaagtataggggatcaattgtagctcttttcgataagtaagattgtcgaacccaatgcggagcagaaggaaatgacaagtagttttcagtaaggtgatGTGTGCAAGTGTTGAAACTATGAGTAGCAAGTagcttgatagcaagataatttgtaacgagcaagtaacgataatagtaacaagtatgcagcaaggtagcccaatccttttgaggaaaaggtcaggc
The sequence above is a segment of the Triticum dicoccoides isolate Atlit2015 ecotype Zavitan chromosome 1A, WEW_v2.0, whole genome shotgun sequence genome. Coding sequences within it:
- the LOC119267073 gene encoding protein FAR1-RELATED SEQUENCE 5-like, which codes for MWAKPYFARKFCARMTSTQRSESANHMLKNYVPPGCPMNLFVKQYSKLQIDRDQEEGFQEKRTRLGGVVLKANIPLEKHASKIYTRTMFEMFCSYMYAAGSYTVSEITPKKLYRATHVNAEKRSKYCKTDFEIEITDDGEKYICQCGLFDHMGMVCCHIIKVMMVLDVKMIPAHHVMKRWTIDARDILPDHLKHYQKDMGPIESPTYRHSALYNATLELVRLGDTNVKSYEFTINYIKEGLLNVAPICNRGDGMSVLDKASSVARSNATSKIRGDMSMNMPADAQEFSELRHIHMAKCTRSESSCMNGGDANEGESSESMNDVFSPDRSHHELSAPPPKRLKGRPTTAREKAPYEKNVKRSRFCRICRGEGHKCTTCPMRGDASVKPRKQSTCTNCGVAGHLRKNCGKKAVFNYKIVME